A single Cupriavidus sp. D39 DNA region contains:
- the lplT gene encoding lysophospholipid transporter LplT: protein MKKGFYTIMAAQFFSSLADNALLIAAIALLTELHSPQWMTPLLKLFFVLSYVVLAAFVGAFADSMPKGKVMFITNTIKIAGCAIMMFGLHPLLAYGIVGFGAAAYSPAKYGILTELLPPERLVAANGWIEGLTVCSIILGTVVGGALISVHISKLLLGIDVPYIDTGINTPAEAAMVVIMLFYVIAAVFNLFIPETGARYPQQEKNPIKLIAEFADCFTALWRDKLGQISLAVTTLFWGAGATLQFIVLKWAEKSLGLNLSQGALLQAVVAVGVAVGAMMAAMRIPLRKSLSVLPYGVAMGVVVMLMAFYTKNSLPDISLDVLGMHMPLYMAIAYVFLMLVGGMSGYFVVPMNALLQHRGHVLLSAGHSIAVQNFNENVSVLLMLCLYALLIKLNVPIGIVIVAFGIFVCVTMLLVMRQHRYNVRNFNSLAMIGEDKHH from the coding sequence ATGAAGAAGGGTTTTTATACCATCATGGCCGCGCAGTTCTTCTCTTCGCTGGCCGACAATGCGCTACTCATCGCCGCTATCGCCCTTCTGACCGAGCTGCACTCCCCACAGTGGATGACGCCGCTGCTCAAATTGTTCTTCGTGCTGTCCTATGTCGTGCTGGCCGCCTTTGTGGGCGCCTTCGCCGACTCGATGCCCAAGGGCAAGGTGATGTTCATCACCAACACCATCAAGATAGCGGGGTGCGCCATCATGATGTTCGGGTTGCACCCGCTGCTGGCCTACGGCATCGTCGGGTTCGGCGCAGCGGCGTACTCGCCCGCCAAGTACGGCATCCTCACCGAGCTGCTGCCGCCCGAGAGACTGGTCGCCGCCAATGGCTGGATCGAAGGCCTGACGGTGTGCTCGATCATTCTGGGCACCGTTGTGGGCGGCGCGTTGATCTCGGTGCACATTTCAAAGCTTCTGCTCGGCATCGATGTTCCCTACATCGACACGGGCATCAACACCCCGGCCGAGGCAGCCATGGTGGTGATCATGCTGTTCTACGTGATCGCGGCCGTGTTCAACCTGTTCATCCCCGAGACGGGGGCCCGCTACCCGCAGCAGGAAAAGAACCCGATCAAGCTGATCGCCGAGTTCGCGGATTGCTTTACCGCGCTGTGGCGCGACAAGCTCGGCCAGATTTCGCTGGCCGTGACCACGCTGTTCTGGGGCGCCGGCGCCACCTTGCAGTTCATCGTGCTGAAGTGGGCGGAAAAATCGCTCGGCCTGAACCTGTCGCAAGGCGCCCTGCTGCAAGCGGTGGTGGCGGTCGGCGTGGCGGTAGGCGCGATGATGGCGGCCATGCGCATCCCGCTGCGCAAGTCGCTGTCGGTGCTGCCGTATGGCGTGGCGATGGGTGTGGTGGTGATGCTGATGGCCTTCTACACCAAGAACAGCCTGCCCGACATTTCGCTGGATGTGCTCGGCATGCACATGCCGCTGTACATGGCGATCGCCTACGTCTTCCTGATGCTGGTGGGAGGCATGTCCGGCTACTTCGTGGTGCCGATGAACGCGCTGCTGCAACACCGCGGGCACGTCCTGCTGTCGGCCGGCCATTCGATCGCCGTGCAGAACTTCAACGAGAATGTCTCGGTGCTGCTGATGCTGTGCCTGTACGCGCTGCTGATCAAGCTCAATGTGCCGATCGGGATCGTCATCGTCGCCTTCGGCATCTTCGTGTGCGTCACCATGCTGCTGGTGATGCGCCAGCACCGCTACAACGTGCGCAACTTCAATTCGCTCGCCATGATCGGCGAGGACAAGCACCACTAA